Proteins co-encoded in one Arachis hypogaea cultivar Tifrunner chromosome 13, arahy.Tifrunner.gnm2.J5K5, whole genome shotgun sequence genomic window:
- the LOC112792768 gene encoding uncharacterized protein, translated as MPSASKRRRAAAKKKKAQDNAIINSPPLGNGELKSQDIQNGDSPTHHENARQPASDAESMKQESSNVNNDQVKEGNEEEEACAIVIESDSQSNESSEAENISSEEPKTNEYDNEEHSDDSKNPACSENQPLVASIQMIQKTSWWSCCGLFEVLQASDR; from the exons ATGCCATCAGCTTCTAAGAGAAGAAGGGCTGCTGCCAAGAAAAAGAAGGCACAGGATAACGCCATTATCAACTCTCCACCTCTAGGGAATGGTGAATTGAAATCCCAAGATATTCAAAATGGAGATTCACCTACACATCATGAAAATGCTCGACAACCTGCCTCCGATGCTGAGTCCATGAAACAAGAATCTAGCAATGTTAACAATGATCAAGTCAAAGAAGgaaatgaggaggaggaggctTGTGCTATTGTGATAGAGAGCGATTCGCAATCCAATGAGAGTTCTGAGGCTGAAAATATAAGTTCGGAGGAACCTAAGACAAATGAATATGATAATGAAGAACATTCTGATGATTCCAAGAATCCAGCATGCTCTGAAAATCAG CCACTTGTAGCATCTATACAGATGATTCAAAAGACCTCCTGGTGGAGTTGCTGTGGATTGTTTGAGGTTCTGCAAGCCTCGGATCGATGA
- the LOC112792769 gene encoding uncharacterized protein, whose protein sequence is MGSQTAKIYRDLARAVKKHIVNGKEHTNPHFLDFVSSEFHKNPNLLDTAALEQKLKLARDYTLMLNSVHHHKELLFSYNIAVDRSDEVRRTLGKSAASVGLRLPEVYQP, encoded by the exons ATGGGATCCCAAACGGCCAAGATCTATCGCGATCTTGCGAGAGCTGTGAAGAAACATATTGTGAATGGGAAGGAACACACCAATCCCCACTTTCTAGATTTCGTATCGTCTGAGTTCCATAAGAACCCTAATCTGCTTGATACTGCAGCTCTTGAGCAGAAATTAAAGCTTGCGCGCGATTACACTCTCATGCTTAACAGTGTCCACCATCACAAG GAATTGTTGTTCTCCTACAATATAGCGGTGGATAGGTCAGATGAAGTGAGAAGAACTCTTGGAAAATCTGCTGCCAGCGTCGGTCTTCGCCTCCCTGAGGTTTATCAGCCTTGA
- the LOC112792767 gene encoding membrane protein PM19L-like, producing MANEQMKPIATLLLLLNFCMYVIILGIGGWAMNRAIDHGFIIGPELALPAQFSPIYFPMGNAATGFFVTFALLAGVVGAASTISGFNHIRSWTSESLPSAASVATIAWTLTLLAMGFACKEIELQIRNARLRTMEAFLIILSATQLFYIAAIHGAAAYRR from the exons ATGGCCAATGAGCAAATGAAGCCTATTGCCACCCTTCTTTTGTTGCTGAACTTCTGCATGTATGTCATAATTTTGGGCATTGGTGGATGGGCCATGAATAGAGCAATAGATCATGGTTTTATCATag GTCCAGAATTGGCACTACCAGCTCAATTTTCACCCATATACTTCCCTATGGGAAATGCTGCCACTGGCTTCTTTGTAACATTTGCTTTGCTTGCTGGAGTAGTTGGTGCTGCATCAACGATTTCAGGATTCAATCATATTCGTTCATGGACTTCTGAGAGCTTGCCATCTGCAGCTTCAGTTGCTACCATTGCTTGGACCCTTACACTCTTGGCCATGGG CTTTGCATGCAAAGAGATTGAGCTTCAAATCAGAAATGCACGCTTG AGAACAATGGAGGCTTTTCTAATTATCCTGTCAGCCACACAACTTTTCTACATTGCTGCTATTCATGGTGCTGCTGCATACAGGAGATGA